Proteins encoded together in one Polaribacter reichenbachii window:
- a CDS encoding 1-aminocyclopropane-1-carboxylate deaminase/D-cysteine desulfhydrase, with product MDFDKLYTSENQKIDLPILEEKNVELFIKREDLIHPFVSGNKFRKLKYNIQEAKNQNKDVLLTFGGAFSNHIVATAVAGNLSGFKTIGVIRGDELAKDLEKTLATNSTLREAHKNGMTFEFVSRASYRDKSKEEFINQLKEKFGDFYLIPEGGTNEFAVKGCEEILTKDDANFDYICSAVGTGGTISGLINASEKHQKIIGFPALKGDFLVDEIKQFVKKRNWNLQTNYHFGGYAKYNEALIEFISNFKKETDVLLDPIYTGKMLFGILDLVDKNQFIENTKILAIHTGGIQGIEGFNQKLKRKGQQIIQ from the coding sequence ATGGATTTTGATAAACTTTATACTTCTGAAAATCAAAAAATAGATTTGCCAATTTTAGAAGAAAAAAATGTTGAACTTTTTATAAAAAGAGAAGACTTAATTCATCCTTTTGTTTCTGGTAATAAATTTAGAAAATTAAAATATAATATTCAAGAAGCCAAAAATCAAAATAAAGATGTATTGCTAACTTTTGGTGGCGCGTTTTCTAATCATATTGTTGCAACTGCAGTTGCTGGTAATTTAAGTGGTTTTAAAACAATTGGTGTTATTAGAGGTGATGAATTAGCGAAAGATTTAGAAAAAACTTTAGCTACAAATTCAACTTTAAGAGAAGCACATAAAAACGGAATGACTTTTGAGTTTGTTTCAAGAGCAAGTTATAGAGATAAATCGAAAGAGGAATTTATAAATCAGCTAAAAGAAAAATTCGGCGATTTTTATCTGATTCCTGAAGGTGGTACCAACGAATTTGCTGTAAAAGGTTGTGAAGAAATTTTAACAAAAGATGATGCGAATTTCGATTATATTTGCTCTGCTGTAGGAACAGGAGGTACAATTTCTGGTTTGATAAATGCTTCTGAAAAGCATCAAAAAATTATTGGTTTTCCTGCCTTAAAAGGTGATTTTTTAGTTGATGAAATTAAACAATTTGTCAAAAAAAGGAATTGGAATTTACAAACTAATTATCATTTTGGAGGTTATGCAAAATATAATGAAGCTTTAATTGAGTTCATCAGCAATTTTAAAAAAGAAACGGATGTTTTGTTAGATCCTATTTATACAGGTAAAATGCTTTTCGGAATTTTAGATTTGGTTGATAAAAATCAGTTCATAGAAAACACTAAAATTTTAGCCATTCATACAGGAGGAATTCAAGGAATAGAAGGTTTTAATCAAAAATTAAAGAGAAAAGGACAACAAATAATACAATAA